One window of Candidatus Methylocalor cossyra genomic DNA carries:
- the leuC gene encoding 3-isopropylmalate dehydratase large subunit, giving the protein MAGQTLYDKLWDAHVVATEPDGSALLYIDRHLIHEVTSPQAFEGLRLAGRPLWRPAANLATADHNVPTAGRALGIADPVSRLQVETLERNCAEFGITQFGMADPRQGIVHVVGPEQGVTLPGMTIVCGDSHTATHGAFGALAFGIGTSEVEHVLATQCLVQRKAKNLLIWVDGTLAPGVTAKDLVLAIIGRIGTAGGTGHTIEFGGPAVRALSMEGRMTLCNMAIEAGARAGLVAVDEVTIEYLRGRPYAPTGEAWERAVAAWRRLHSDPDAVFDTVVKIDAATIAPQVTWGTSPEMVLPVDAAVPDPEAEPDPIKRDGMRRALAYMDLRPGTPLTAIALDKVFIGSCTNGRIEDLRAAAAIVRGRRKAERIKLALVVPGSGLVKQQAEREGLDRVFRAAGFEWRDPGCSMCLAMNADRLEPGERCASTSNRNFEGRQGYGGRTHLVSPAMAAAAAVFGHFVDVRALATASVPGGLPPDHQAQP; this is encoded by the coding sequence ATGGCCGGCCAAACCCTCTACGACAAACTATGGGACGCCCACGTGGTAGCCACGGAACCGGACGGCTCCGCCTTGCTCTACATCGACCGCCACCTGATCCATGAGGTCACCTCACCGCAAGCCTTCGAGGGCCTGCGTCTAGCCGGCCGTCCCCTGTGGCGGCCGGCAGCGAATCTGGCCACCGCCGATCACAACGTACCCACCGCCGGCCGTGCCCTTGGCATCGCCGACCCAGTGTCGCGGCTGCAGGTGGAAACCCTGGAGCGGAACTGCGCCGAGTTCGGCATCACTCAGTTCGGCATGGCCGATCCCCGCCAGGGCATCGTACACGTGGTAGGGCCGGAACAGGGCGTCACCCTGCCCGGCATGACCATCGTCTGCGGCGATTCCCATACCGCCACCCACGGCGCGTTCGGCGCGTTGGCCTTCGGCATCGGCACCTCCGAGGTCGAGCACGTGTTGGCCACCCAGTGCCTGGTGCAACGCAAGGCCAAGAACCTGTTGATTTGGGTGGATGGCACCCTGGCGCCCGGGGTGACCGCCAAGGACCTGGTGCTGGCCATCATCGGCCGGATCGGCACCGCGGGGGGCACCGGCCATACCATCGAATTCGGCGGCCCGGCGGTCCGCGCCCTGTCCATGGAAGGCCGCATGACCCTCTGCAACATGGCCATCGAAGCTGGCGCCCGGGCCGGGTTGGTGGCCGTGGACGAGGTGACCATCGAGTATCTCCGCGGCCGCCCCTATGCGCCCACCGGGGAGGCGTGGGAACGGGCGGTGGCGGCTTGGCGCAGGCTCCACAGCGATCCGGACGCGGTGTTCGACACGGTGGTGAAAATCGACGCGGCGACCATCGCGCCCCAGGTCACCTGGGGTACCTCGCCGGAAATGGTGCTGCCGGTGGATGCCGCGGTGCCCGACCCCGAGGCGGAGCCGGATCCGATCAAGCGGGACGGCATGCGACGGGCCTTGGCTTACATGGACTTGCGACCCGGCACCCCGCTCACCGCCATCGCCCTGGACAAGGTCTTCATCGGCTCTTGCACCAACGGCCGTATCGAGGACCTGCGGGCCGCCGCCGCGATCGTGCGGGGCCGGCGGAAGGCGGAGCGCATCAAGCTGGCCCTGGTGGTGCCCGGCTCCGGCCTAGTGAAGCAGCAGGCCGAACGGGAAGGATTGGACCGGGTGTTCCGGGCAGCCGGCTTCGAGTGGCGCGACCCCGGCTGCTCCATGTGCCTGGCCATGAACGCCGATCGCCTAGAGCCAGGGGAACGGTGCGCCTCCACCTCCAACCGCAATTTCGAAGGCCGCCAGGGCTACGGCGGCCGCACCCACTTGGTCAGTCCGGCCATGGCCGCCGCCGCGGCGGTGTTTGGCCATTTCGTCGATGTCCGGGCGCTTGCCACCGCTAGCGTCCCGGGCGGATTACCCCCCGACCACCAGGCCCAGCCATGA